A genomic stretch from Microtus pennsylvanicus isolate mMicPen1 chromosome 11, mMicPen1.hap1, whole genome shotgun sequence includes:
- the Snx11 gene encoding sorting nexin-11 — protein sequence MGFWCRMLENQELEEVITVRVQDPRVQNEGSWNSYVDYKIFLHTNSKAFTAKTSCVRRRYREFVWLRKQLQRNAGLVPVPELPGKSTFFGNSDEFIEKRRQGLQLFLEKVLQSVVLLSDSQLHLFLQSQLSVPEIEACVQGRGSLTVSDAILCYAMSNCGWAQEERQSTPHLAKGDQVNSCCFLPRSGRRSSPSPPPSEEEKDRLGTWAPVIDSEGPSLESPMLPPSSLPSCCGLTARHDEGLCGSQPVRRAVGGDHAVPLDPGQPDPEWGKSCG from the exons ATGGGCTTTTGGTGTAGGATGTTGGAGAACCAAGAGCTGGAG GAGGTGATCACGGTGCGTGTTCAGGACCCCCGGGTGCAGAATGAGGGCTCCTGGAATTCTTACGTGGACTATAAGATCTTCCTTCAT ACGAACAGCAAAGCCTTTACCGCCAAGACTTCCTGTGTGCGGCGCCGCTACCGTGAATTCGTGTGGCTGAGGAAGCAGCTACAGAGGAATGCGGGTTTGGT GCCTGTACCTGAACTTCCTGGGAAGTCCACTTTCTTTGGCAACTCCGATGAGTTCATCGAGAAGCGGAGGCAAGGTCTACAGCTTTTCCTCGAAAA GGTCCTGCAGAGCGTGGTCCTTCTGTCGGACAGTCAGCTGCACCTCTTCCTCCAAAGCCAGCTCTCAGTGCCCGAGATTGAAGCCTGTGTCCAGGGCCGAGGCTCCCTGACTGTGTCTGATGCCATTCTTTGTTATGCTATGTCAAACTGTGGCTGGGCCCAGGAGGAGCGGCAAAGCACCCCTCACTTGGCAAAAGGAGACCAGGTTAACAG ttGCTGTTTTCTTCCGAGATCAGGTAGGAGGAGCTCTCCTTCCCCGCCTCCCAGTGAAGAAGAGAAGGACCGCTTAGGAACTTGGGCTCCAGTGATTGACTCTGAGGGTCCGTCCTTGGAAAGTCCCatgctgccacccagctccttaCCGTCATGCTGTGGTCTTACTGCAAGACACGATGAGGGACTCTGTGGGTCCCAGCCTGTGAGAAGGGCTGTGGGAGGTGACCATGCTGTGCCTTTGGATCCTGGTCAGCCAGACCCAGAGTGGGGAAAGAGCTGTGGCTGA